GTGGTAAGCACTCTCTAACAGGATTTTTTCATACTCAGGACTCGAACCCCATACATCTTTGTATTATTCTAGGGTAAGTCATATTAATTAAACTATTAATTTTGTTCTTTTTACCTTTCGTTTAGTCATTGACCAATTATAaagttaaaaataatttttaaataataaaaCAAAATCAGATCAAACGTCGTCGTTTTATCCCCAGCTAAACTTAAGCCGACGACTTAATTATACGCGGCGCCAAGTTCGTTAAAATATTATATATTCTCACTCACTCACACTCTTATGATAGTGTACGACAACCACACAATAAAAATTCCCTTCCATTTGGAGCCACCTTATTAAGAACAATAGCTCCTCATAGCTTTAACTCACATCAACAGAGTGTTCTTTTTGAGCCCTTTGTTCAATCTCTTTGAATTTCAAATACATTCAAAATGGTTAGTCTAATTTCAAAATAccatttttcttttcttgcattgtttttccagatttttttctTCTTGTTTTGTTGTTCTTGGTGTGTGTGTTGTAGTAGAAAGGTTTTGTAAATGGGTGTAGGCAGTTGTTGTAATTGAAAATGTTGATTGAATATTAAGTGGTTTCAGCTCAGAATAATAAGTGTTTAATTAGTTGTTATACCTTCAACCCCTTTTGGATTTTCTTGTTTTGTTGTTCTTGCTGTGTTTGTGTTTTAGTAGAAAGATTTTGTAAAttggtttttttatttttatctgatgTGATAATCTCTATATGGGCGTTAGTCTAAACAAGTGATCTTTATGGAAATTTcactgttgattttttttttttttttttgtgtgtgtgtgtgtgttttaatAGAAAGTTTTTGTAAATGGGTTTATTTTTTGATCTTTGATTGATCTGATGATAAAAGAACTGATCTTTATGGAAATTTTGTGTTTATTTCTGCTTGAAATCTTGTGAGCTGTGGGTGTGTGTATTTTAGTAGAAAGATTTTGTAAATGGGTTTATATTTTGATCTGATGAGATAATTTATATGGGTGTTGGCTAAAAAAATGATCTTTATGGAAATGTTACTGATGATTTCTTCTTGTTTTGCTTGATTATTCTTAGTGTGTGTTTTAGTAGAAAGGTTTTGCAAATGTGTTTATTTTTGATCTATGATTGATCCGATGAGGTAATTTATATGGGTGTTCGCTAAAAAAGTGATCTTTATGGGAATTTCCCTGTTGATTTcttcttgttttgctttgtttttcttgGTGTGTGTGTTTTAGTAGAAAGATTTTGTAAATGGGCTTAGTTTTTAATCTGTGATTGATCTGATGAGATGATCTATATGGTTATTGGCTAAAAAAGTGATTTTTATGGAATTTTTTTGATTGGTTCTGTTTGAAATGTTGTGAGCTTATGCGTTGATCTGAATATTTGATTAGTGCAGGCAGTTGTTGTAATTGATAATTTTGATTAAATTTTATCTGGATTCAGCTCAGAATAATTGTTTTATTAGTTGGTATACTGTTGATCTAATGCGTTTAATGATTTTCTTGATCTATTGAGTACTGACATTGTTGGAAATCAATGATTTTCTATCTGTGGGGGTTTATGGAGTTGGTACTCTTTTGATCGAAAGCATGTTTAGGAAAATTTTGCATTtggattttctttttatattgcTTTGGCTGATGTGTGTTGAAGGACTATATGAATAAGAATGGACCCGGATTACAACTCAATCAGATCAATCAAAGATCATTTCTTTATTAAATTTCTAGTTGATAACTTACAATTGTTTCTGGAAGAGTGATTTGCTATTAACAGGCTTGGATAGAGATTTATACTGTTCTAAACCGTTGAGAAGTGTCACTGGTAACTAATCAAAGTACTGGTCATGGTgcggtcttttttttttcttttgataaatGTGGTGTCCGAGTTGGCTTGCACGTACCTCGACTAATTCACGGGGTATTTGCTACCTCCCGTCAGCATATGTACcaggtaactctatccaccaaggcttggacaaatgggaagaaatcactAATGTTTTATGCCTCCGTTGAGATTTGAACTTGAGACCTCATGAATCTcgacccacttcattgaccattaGGCCACACCCTAAGGTCTTGGTGGGTGATGGAGAAAACAAATTTTGTAGCTCTCATATGAGCTCTTTACCTGCTCATGCTCATCTGCTACCAAGATGCACTTGAAACTAGACTTCCCACTTGCTCCCATCCCCTCATTACCCTGAATGCAGGAATTACTCCTGTTTGCGTTTAGAGCTCGTTTAGGACGGTCTAGTAAGCTATGTTATGACAAGGATAAATTTTACTGCTGCAGACTGATGCGACAACATTAATTTCCTTGAATGGAACGTAGTAAACCTTTATTGTTATTGCTTGTGTGAATCTTGATTGATCAATTGAGAACAATGAAGATATATTGTGATTCGTCTCTTTTGATTGAATTCGATGAGAAGTATTAAACCATTTTGCTTTGAAATCTTGTGACTGATTAAACATTGAACGAGTTCTAACACAATCAGAGGACTTTGGTTATTGTATTAGGCTAATGCAGCGTCTGGAATGGCTGTGCACGATGACTGCAAGTTAAGGTTCTTGGAACTGAAAGCAAAAAGATCTCATCGCTTTATTGTTTTTAAGATAGAGGAGAAACAAAAAGAGGTTGTGGTTGAAAAGGTTGGTGAGCCAACCGAAAGTTACGAGGATTTCGCTGCGAGTCTTCCTGAAAACGAATGTAGATACACTGTCTACGACTTTGATTTCGTCACCGCTGAGAATTGCCAGAAAAGCAGGATCTTTTTCATTGCATGGTATTCTTCATGTCATAAGCATTTTAAACTAATTTGTTATATTGATTTTGTCTCAAATGTGTTTCTTTGGGCTGTTCTCAGTTTTGGCCCGTTGGTTGAAATTAAGTACgggcgctagccaaaatatacaaaacctatacactgaTTATATTGACCAGTTATTATGTTTTAAAGTGGTCCAAAATGCAATTATCCCTTCTTTTTTTCTCTCTACAAGGTCCCCTGACACAGCAAGGGTGAGAAGCAAGATGATCTATGCCAGTACAAAGGAAAGATTCAAGAGAGAACTTGATGGAATTCAGGTTGAGTTGCAAGCAACCGACCCGACTGAAATGGGACTTGATGTTATTAAGAGCCGTGTCAACTAGATATCGAGGGATAGGTATCGGATGGACCTGATAAGTCAGAGAACTCCTAATGCAATCATCCTTTTACTTAAGGAAATATTTGTAGCGTGACATACTTGGTATATTTGTTGCCAAGTGCCACAGTATATGTACTTTTAATTGAGCAAGTCTTTATGGTgtttggtatctgatgtaatttGTTACTTTCAGAATTTTGTTCTTCTGAGTGTTCCACTGATGGCATGATTCTACAAGCTAATATGTATCCATTTCTGAGAAGGATAGGATATATTTAGATTGATTTTTCACAATCTGATTTTGACAGTTTACCCTGTGATTCTTGTTTTGGAATGGATACAAGCAAGCTGATTGCTGTCCTAATTGGCAATTTGTATAGTTTGATTCAATTGAGGTTGAGAAGCTGTCAAGAATAGATATGAGATTTTAGAGAATGTCTCCTCAACGAATTACTCTTATTTCTTAGCGCAATGATCTAAGGGGAGTGCATCATTCTCTACCTCCCAAGTATTTGGCACGTGGAATTCATCTAATCAGGATTGGGACTTTCATTAATGTTAAGGGCAAGTACGAGATGATTTTATAACGGATAAGACtttttattataaaatatatagataatttttcttatttacaaaatataacatatatttacaaaacataacgaattttcatatatttttcgtttttttgtttttttaaaaatattaactttttaaaaaaaaatatttatttatttttgctgctcaaaggcttaaaaaattacctcaaatttttgtgtatgaaaaatgtatatgTGAGCAAAAATTTTaatacaattttcatacacaaaattgtggtatgaaagttgttacaatgttgttgtaattgtattaattttccagaaacataatatgaactttatataaaaaaaatgtaaatgaAATTTTAAGttgcgagatatacacatttcataccattctcatacataaaattttgaatgtaatgtttaagccttgatcaagatatacacatttcatacgtttttcatacacaaaatttgagtgaactttttaagccttgagcaagatatacacaaaaatttgagtgattattttaagtcttgaatgttgtatcaaagttgttgtagttttattaattttacagaaatataacatgaactttatacacgaaaatgtgagcgaaattttaagccTCGAgcaagatacaaatttcatacacacaattttgagcagattttttaagccttgaacgagatatacacatttcacacATTTTTTATATTGTGTTCATACATTAAATTTTGagtgaactttttaagccttgagcgagatatacacatttcatacataaatttttggacgaatattttttaaaaaataaaaaataaaaataaaataattttttttaaaataaaaaataattttgaaaaaatattttttttttttttttttttttgaaaaaaacatGTTTTATATAGTGTTTGTaatgttatattttgtaaatagaaaactatcgtcacgtttcgtaaatatttttccttaatatgtatatatacgtacttTACCCATTTTATAACGACATCGATAATGAATGATCCCGAAATATAGATGGTATTAGAATATTTTGTACGGAAGAGGTCCAATATGCCCTTAAAAATATTCGAAACTGAGCACATATGTCCTTCATTAATAGCTTTGCTCAAATATACCCTCACTGCTCAATAATTGGTTCAAACATGCCCTTAATTTAATGGATGTCCCCAATTAATCTAATTAACTGATTAATAAGGGGAA
The nucleotide sequence above comes from Lycium barbarum isolate Lr01 chromosome 3, ASM1917538v2, whole genome shotgun sequence. Encoded proteins:
- the LOC132630261 gene encoding actin-depolymerizing factor 1, encoding MANAASGMAVHDDCKLRFLELKAKRSHRFIVFKIEEKQKEVVVEKVGEPTESYEDFAASLPENECRYTVYDFDFVTAENCQKSRIFFIAWSPDTARVRSKMIYASTKERFKRELDGIQVELQATDPTEMGLDVIKSRVN